GCTGCAAAAAAACGGGTCACGCTACACATTCGAGCACATTATCGGGAGAAGCGGTCCTATTCTCGATGTCATAGAGAATGCCAAACGCGCAGCACGCACCTCCTCATCCGTATTGGTAGTCGGTGAAACTGGTGCCGGGAAAGAGCTGTTCGTGCAAAGCATTCATAATGCCAGTCTGCGTGCTTCTGGTCCCCTTATTTCACAAAACTGCGCAGCGCTTCCGGATAGCCTGATCGAAGGGCTTTTGTTTGGAACTGCTCGCGGAGCATTTACCGGCGCAGTGGAGCGACCTGGATTGTTTGAGCAAGCGGAAGGCGGAACACTTTTTCTCGATGAAATCAACTCGCTTAGTATGCCACTCCAGGCAAAATTGTTGCGTGCTCTGCAAGAGAAGTCGATTAGACGTATTGGTGACACAAAGGATCGGTCGATCGATGTGCGAATCATTGCCGCTATCAATGAAGATCCTGTTGAGGCAATCGCCAATTCGCATTTGCGAAAAGACTTGTACTATCGACTCGGCGTCGTCACGTTATTTCTCCCCCCGCTTCGGGAACGCAAGGAAGATATTTCGATGCTGGTCAGCCATTTTATCGAGAAATACAATGAGCTGTTCCAAATGGAAGTAAGAGGCATCAGTGACGAGGTTCTGCAATTTTTTATCCAGCATGACTGGCCTGGGAATGTGCGAGAACTTCAACACTTGATTGAGGGGGCCATGAATCTGATGATTGACGAATCAACCATCCGCTATGAACACTTGCCTTTGCACTTTTTGCGTCGTACACCAGCCGCTTCCGTAACGATCGAGCAACCCTCCCCTCATACATTGCCGTTTGTGGATGAAGGAAAGCCATTGAAGGAAACCATGCAAGAATTTGAAACAGCATATATTCACCATGTTGTGGAACGCTATAACGGAAATATTTCACGAGCAGCCAAGGAATTGCAAATTAGTCGTCAGAGCTTGCAATATCGTTTGCGTAAGCTGGGGATTAAGGGATAAAGAGTACCTTTTAAGAGCATTCTGGTTTGAGTCAACATAGTGGAGGAGAAGAAAAAGCACAGTTCTCTTCGACTCTGACACGCCCGCAAGTGGGAATCACTGTCCGTCTCCATTTCCAAAAGGGGACCGTCGAGCCAAAGCCACCCTACGGGCGGAAGTTTCTCGAGGAAGAAGGGTTCGGCAAGCGTGGTCCCCTTTTTGAAGTTCCGACTGGG
This genomic stretch from Brevibacillus sp. DP1.3A harbors:
- a CDS encoding sigma-54-dependent Fis family transcriptional regulator, which codes for MTTVSSSTHNSSADTLLRIYEHILDRMNEGVHVIDSDGTTIVYNSKMTELESMTRQNVLHKPLAEVFQFPSGQESTLLTCLRTGNSIRNTRQTYFNDKQKEISTINHTYPIIEKGKIIGAMEIANDVTKMERLIRENLLQKNGSRYTFEHIIGRSGPILDVIENAKRAARTSSSVLVVGETGAGKELFVQSIHNASLRASGPLISQNCAALPDSLIEGLLFGTARGAFTGAVERPGLFEQAEGGTLFLDEINSLSMPLQAKLLRALQEKSIRRIGDTKDRSIDVRIIAAINEDPVEAIANSHLRKDLYYRLGVVTLFLPPLRERKEDISMLVSHFIEKYNELFQMEVRGISDEVLQFFIQHDWPGNVRELQHLIEGAMNLMIDESTIRYEHLPLHFLRRTPAASVTIEQPSPHTLPFVDEGKPLKETMQEFETAYIHHVVERYNGNISRAAKELQISRQSLQYRLRKLGIKG